From Microcoleus sp. bin38.metabat.b11b12b14.051, one genomic window encodes:
- a CDS encoding DUF4327 family protein: protein MSQQVIQPMVKFQRQVHSLVTSDIIKPTDSIWKIALLYGDEWPYWKQQLLEFDFSMQDPVSELIAVEAWDEE, encoded by the coding sequence ATGAGCCAGCAGGTTATACAGCCGATGGTTAAGTTCCAGCGTCAGGTGCATTCTCTCGTCACGTCTGACATTATCAAGCCGACAGACAGCATTTGGAAAATAGCTCTGCTTTACGGCGACGAATGGCCTTACTGGAAACAGCAACTCCTAGAGTTTGATTTTTCTATGCAAGACCCCGTAAGCGAGTTGATAGCTGTAGAAGCTTGGGACGAGGAATAA
- a CDS encoding IS607 family transposase — translation MAKYVKPNEAANTLGVCLRTLRRWEANGNISTVKTPSGQRRYDIEKFIKKESEPDSRRATVVYARVSTRPQKADLDRQVERLSTLYPGAEVVKEVGGGLNLRRKGLINILGRVLRGDIAIIVVAHKDRLARFGFDIIEWLCEQFDCKIVVLNQISLSPHAELVQDIVAILHSFSSRLYSIRRLENQIKQELQVESKAQEGEEVAQQNT, via the coding sequence ATGGCTAAATATGTGAAACCCAATGAAGCAGCTAACACTCTGGGAGTTTGCCTGCGAACCCTCAGACGATGGGAAGCAAACGGCAATATCTCCACCGTCAAAACGCCGTCAGGTCAAAGACGGTACGACATCGAAAAGTTCATCAAAAAGGAATCAGAGCCAGACTCTAGACGCGCCACTGTTGTCTATGCTCGCGTCTCTACCAGGCCACAAAAGGCAGACCTTGATCGACAAGTTGAACGACTATCAACGCTCTACCCAGGCGCTGAAGTCGTTAAGGAAGTGGGAGGAGGACTCAATCTTAGGAGGAAAGGACTCATCAATATTTTGGGACGAGTTCTGCGAGGTGATATCGCAATTATTGTGGTTGCCCACAAAGACCGACTGGCAAGATTCGGATTCGACATTATCGAATGGCTCTGTGAGCAATTTGACTGCAAAATCGTGGTTCTCAACCAAATCAGTCTCTCTCCACACGCCGAACTCGTTCAAGATATCGTCGCAATCCTCCACAGTTTTTCAAGCCGACTTTACTCCATTAGAAGACTTGAAAACCAAATCAAGCAGGAGTTACAAGTCGAATCCAAGGCACAAGAAGGAGAAGAAGTCGCCCAACAAAACACTTAA
- a CDS encoding transposase — protein sequence MKTKSSRSYKSNPRHKKEKKSPNKTLKIRVDPELVLHQKWKSWLSASRYCYNKAIAALKAGEKITSAYSLRDYVLGLDLPDWVKSAPSHPKENAIFDAWDAWKQAKFVKGEANFRSCRQPSQSIKFHKVNFNGETWFPSLVKGLSFRSTEPIQKTEFATQLIRDKKRWFACIPVTEEVRTKELDKVIALDPGVRTFLTGYDGDSFQEFGKADIGRIQRLCSHLDKLMGPVSKASRKQKRRMLEAASKLRIRIRDLVDECHKQVVNYLTSQYKVILLPTFETSQMVVKSKRKLRTKTARQMLTWGHYRFECHLKQSAKKRGVVVIDVNESYTSKTCTKCGHKHSKLGGSKTFKCPNCGHEHDRDWGGARNIMIRALRDGYESSLYQ from the coding sequence TTGAAAACCAAATCAAGCAGGAGTTACAAGTCGAATCCAAGGCACAAGAAGGAGAAGAAGTCGCCCAACAAAACACTTAAGATTCGGGTTGATCCTGAGTTAGTGCTGCACCAAAAATGGAAGTCTTGGCTATCAGCATCGCGTTACTGCTACAACAAGGCTATTGCAGCCTTGAAAGCAGGCGAAAAAATAACCAGTGCTTATTCTTTGAGGGACTACGTGTTAGGACTGGACTTACCTGATTGGGTTAAGTCTGCACCGTCTCACCCAAAAGAAAATGCTATTTTTGACGCTTGGGATGCCTGGAAACAAGCCAAGTTTGTAAAAGGAGAGGCAAATTTTAGGAGTTGCCGTCAACCCTCGCAATCAATCAAATTCCACAAGGTTAATTTCAACGGCGAGACTTGGTTCCCATCCTTAGTTAAAGGGCTTAGCTTTAGAAGTACAGAGCCAATTCAAAAGACCGAGTTTGCGACCCAACTTATTAGAGACAAAAAGCGATGGTTCGCTTGTATCCCAGTAACAGAAGAGGTGAGGACGAAGGAACTGGATAAGGTAATTGCACTTGACCCTGGCGTTAGAACCTTTTTGACTGGCTACGACGGCGACTCATTTCAAGAATTTGGCAAGGCAGACATTGGACGCATTCAAAGATTGTGTTCTCACCTTGACAAACTAATGGGACCTGTGTCAAAAGCTAGTAGAAAGCAGAAACGCCGGATGCTAGAAGCGGCAAGCAAGCTGAGAATCAGGATTCGTGACTTGGTTGACGAGTGCCACAAGCAGGTAGTTAATTACCTGACAAGTCAATACAAAGTCATATTGCTGCCTACATTTGAAACATCACAAATGGTTGTTAAATCAAAGCGCAAGTTACGCACCAAGACTGCTAGGCAGATGCTCACTTGGGGGCATTATCGTTTTGAATGCCACCTCAAGCAATCAGCTAAAAAACGGGGTGTTGTTGTTATTGACGTTAACGAATCCTACACTAGCAAAACTTGCACCAAATGCGGACACAAACATTCAAAGCTTGGTGGTTCAAAAACATTTAAATGCCCCAACTGCGGTCACGAACATGACCGAGATTGGGGCGGCGCTCGAAACATTATGATTCGAGCTTTGAGGGACGGCTACGAGAGCTCTCTCTATCAATAG
- a CDS encoding FHA domain-containing serine/threonine-protein kinase, whose amino-acid sequence MLLTLLDPEKNTPLQQWSFESESIVRIGRSPENQVVIPNALVSRQHVELQRVKSGADPQWYLVNSGTNGTFVNGILVSQGWISDGALIQLARGGPILHFQSMTIELGGKIAANPTLNLAAQRCTHAGNPPANLFCIHCGEPIKVDRAVRNYQVLRTLGQGGMGTTTLAWDREKAKAQQPGSSPAASLVVLKEMNADMAQIVKAQELFEREAKTLKALHHPGIPQFFDFFVEGGKKYLVMEMLHGEDLEKRIYNRGPVSPQQAIEWTIQTCEVLDYIHSQKPPIVHRDIKPANLLVRHRDNSITVLDFGAVKEIGTPPGTRIGVEGYTAPEQDRGQPLPQSDLYAIGPTLIFLLTGQSPQKFYGKIARGYGFKLENIPTIAPKLRDTILRTTATKPGDRFQTAKQLARALADCL is encoded by the coding sequence ATGCTGCTGACTCTTTTAGATCCAGAAAAAAATACTCCCCTGCAACAGTGGAGTTTCGAGAGCGAGTCGATTGTACGCATCGGCCGCTCTCCGGAAAATCAAGTTGTGATTCCCAATGCTCTAGTGTCGCGGCAGCACGTGGAATTACAAAGAGTTAAAAGTGGCGCTGACCCTCAGTGGTACTTAGTTAATTCCGGGACAAATGGCACTTTTGTTAACGGTATTCTCGTGTCGCAGGGGTGGATTTCCGACGGTGCGCTCATCCAGTTGGCGCGGGGCGGCCCGATTCTGCATTTCCAATCTATGACTATTGAACTCGGCGGCAAAATTGCGGCAAACCCTACTCTGAATCTTGCCGCCCAGAGGTGTACCCACGCGGGAAACCCGCCGGCGAATTTATTCTGCATCCACTGTGGAGAACCGATTAAAGTCGATCGCGCTGTCCGCAACTACCAAGTCCTGCGAACTTTAGGCCAAGGCGGTATGGGGACAACGACTTTAGCCTGGGATCGAGAGAAAGCAAAAGCTCAACAACCGGGAAGTTCCCCCGCAGCATCTCTGGTAGTTCTTAAGGAAATGAATGCTGACATGGCTCAAATAGTCAAAGCTCAAGAACTGTTTGAACGTGAAGCTAAAACTCTCAAGGCGCTCCACCATCCGGGAATTCCTCAATTTTTTGACTTTTTTGTCGAAGGCGGCAAAAAATACTTGGTAATGGAAATGCTTCACGGCGAGGATTTAGAAAAACGCATCTACAACCGCGGCCCTGTTAGTCCCCAGCAAGCAATAGAGTGGACGATCCAAACCTGTGAGGTTTTGGACTACATTCACTCTCAAAAACCCCCGATCGTCCACCGAGATATTAAACCTGCTAATTTGCTGGTGCGCCACCGTGACAATAGCATTACAGTGCTGGATTTTGGCGCCGTTAAAGAAATCGGCACTCCTCCGGGCACTCGCATCGGCGTCGAAGGTTACACCGCCCCAGAACAAGACCGAGGACAGCCTCTCCCTCAGTCCGATTTATATGCTATTGGGCCTACTTTGATTTTTTTGCTGACGGGCCAAAGCCCTCAAAAGTTTTACGGCAAAATTGCTCGAGGTTACGGGTTTAAGCTCGAAAATATTCCGACGATCGCCCCGAAACTGCGCGATACCATTTTGCGAACCACCGCAACTAAGCCTGGGGATCGCTTTCAAACCGCTAAACAATTAGCTAGAGCTTTAGCAGATTGTCTTTAA
- a CDS encoding serine/threonine phosphatase, with product MSCESRPKLLAHNSPFQNPKLPHRFHSIAHLQFKTPMLLCPRCQFENPDQNKFCQQCGNSLIYKPCPQCDAQVAVSAKECQNCGVATGQVWRAIIRGRSSFSAVEPDEQTPRPPELAQKPDTVPQTPPATDSREPIDAISTQITDGAATAPGPDTAEVTAKTDSEIAVGAIAPTSFQTNQKISTTEPQGEITPSQNTFTTSPGPEPTQEPTNSPEGAVAQSPQIPAPNAEYLISAQPAGTYLDSQQRYQLLETLPPRKPSDTVAVTVLDCQPLQMSPLKAMLAANSASVAKRTSPYTTPLKAGENSTNWALAELCQGTAEPYLALRWQFSHNLPVIHDSWSDDQQAVLLLEDCSQSPLLVERWSQPETSTQQIVYWLHEMTELWAALEPWHCRQSLLELTNLRVNPDSSFSFASVRLQYLYPEPPGSNLQLIDLGQLWQAIFNQSDRTQFGALLELLQQMYRGEINTIEELRSRLETVPLELQPAPAPTSTPESELYQSPSPSPSEVVGEVLTQPMPVQIYSLQEAGLTDVGRTRDHNEDFFSIGTQLNKLETSFGRIFQTKGLYILCDGMGGHDSGEVASQLAAETLREFFQTSWENQLPQAETIRQGVLLANKAIFEINQKDGRSGSGRMGTTLVTVLVQDTKFAVAHVGDSRLYRLRKGQPLEKITSDHEVGQREIKRGVDPETAYSRPDAYQLTQAIGPRDSNFLKPDVQFLDLCEDTLLILASDGLTDNDLLETHWQSTLEPLFNPQADLDRGVAELIELANKRNGHDNITAIIIRAQVGPFRF from the coding sequence ATGAGTTGCGAGTCACGCCCAAAACTCCTAGCTCATAACTCACCATTCCAAAACCCCAAACTCCCCCACCGCTTTCACTCGATCGCACATCTCCAATTTAAAACCCCTATGCTCCTCTGTCCCCGCTGTCAATTTGAAAATCCCGATCAAAACAAGTTTTGCCAACAATGCGGAAATTCCCTAATTTACAAACCTTGCCCCCAATGCGACGCCCAAGTCGCTGTTAGCGCCAAAGAATGTCAAAATTGCGGAGTCGCAACTGGTCAAGTGTGGCGGGCGATTATCCGCGGTCGATCGAGCTTTTCAGCAGTTGAGCCAGACGAGCAAACCCCACGCCCACCCGAGCTTGCACAAAAACCAGACACAGTTCCTCAAACCCCACCAGCCACAGACTCCCGAGAACCAATAGACGCGATTTCCACACAAATCACCGACGGCGCAGCCACCGCACCAGGGCCCGATACCGCCGAAGTTACTGCCAAAACCGACTCCGAAATCGCCGTGGGGGCGATCGCACCAACATCCTTTCAAACAAACCAAAAAATCTCTACTACAGAACCACAGGGCGAAATAACCCCATCTCAGAACACTTTCACAACCTCACCAGGGCCCGAACCAACTCAGGAACCAACCAATAGCCCCGAGGGCGCAGTGGCCCAATCCCCCCAAATCCCAGCCCCCAATGCCGAATATTTAATTTCTGCCCAGCCAGCAGGAACCTATTTAGACAGCCAGCAGCGCTACCAACTGCTAGAAACCCTGCCCCCCAGAAAACCTTCAGACACCGTAGCAGTAACAGTATTGGACTGTCAGCCCCTGCAAATGTCACCGCTCAAAGCCATGCTAGCAGCCAACTCTGCCAGCGTCGCCAAACGCACCTCCCCCTACACCACCCCCCTTAAAGCCGGAGAAAACTCGACCAACTGGGCCCTAGCAGAGCTTTGCCAAGGCACAGCAGAACCTTATCTGGCACTCCGGTGGCAATTTTCTCACAACCTGCCAGTCATTCACGATAGCTGGTCGGACGACCAACAAGCAGTGCTGTTACTAGAAGACTGCTCGCAGTCGCCGCTGCTGGTGGAACGCTGGAGCCAACCGGAAACTTCCACCCAGCAAATTGTGTACTGGCTGCACGAAATGACCGAACTCTGGGCCGCCCTAGAACCCTGGCACTGCCGTCAAAGCTTGTTGGAACTGACAAATTTGCGGGTCAACCCCGACTCTTCGTTTTCCTTTGCCTCTGTGCGGCTGCAATACCTCTATCCCGAACCCCCAGGCTCAAACTTGCAACTGATAGATTTGGGGCAACTGTGGCAGGCAATATTTAACCAGTCCGATCGCACTCAGTTTGGCGCTTTGCTAGAACTGCTGCAACAAATGTACAGGGGCGAGATTAATACCATTGAAGAATTGCGATCGCGCCTAGAAACCGTTCCCCTCGAACTCCAACCCGCACCTGCACCAACCTCAACCCCAGAGAGCGAGCTTTACCAGAGTCCCTCCCCCTCCCCCTCTGAAGTTGTTGGCGAGGTCTTAACCCAGCCGATGCCCGTCCAGATTTACAGCTTACAAGAAGCAGGCCTCACCGATGTCGGCCGCACCCGCGACCACAACGAAGACTTTTTCAGCATCGGGACTCAGCTCAACAAACTCGAAACCTCCTTCGGTCGCATCTTTCAAACCAAAGGACTTTACATTCTCTGCGACGGCATGGGCGGACACGACAGCGGAGAAGTAGCCAGTCAATTAGCCGCTGAAACCCTCAGAGAATTCTTTCAAACCAGTTGGGAAAATCAACTGCCCCAGGCAGAGACCATCCGTCAAGGAGTGCTCCTAGCCAACAAAGCCATTTTTGAAATCAATCAAAAAGACGGGCGCTCCGGCAGCGGCCGCATGGGTACCACTCTAGTCACAGTCTTAGTTCAAGACACCAAATTCGCCGTTGCTCACGTCGGCGACAGTCGCCTCTACCGACTCAGAAAGGGACAACCCCTAGAAAAAATCACCTCAGACCACGAAGTAGGTCAGCGCGAAATTAAGCGCGGGGTTGACCCGGAAACCGCTTATTCCCGCCCCGACGCCTATCAACTAACTCAAGCCATCGGCCCGCGAGACAGTAATTTTCTCAAGCCAGACGTGCAGTTTTTAGACTTGTGCGAAGATACTTTATTGATTTTGGCTTCCGACGGCCTGACAGATAACGATTTGTTGGAAACTCACTGGCAGTCCACTCTCGAACCCCTCTTCAATCCCCAAGCCGATCTCGATCGCGGAGTTGCCGAGTTGATTGAATTAGCCAACAAACGCAACGGTCACGACAATATCACCGCCATTATTATTCGCGCGCAGGTAGGCCCATTTCGATTTTAG